Proteins from a single region of Deltaproteobacteria bacterium:
- a CDS encoding Glu/Leu/Phe/Val dehydrogenase gives MVEFNPFKIAQQQLDGAAERLGLDPATHELLRWPQRELHVTLPVEMDDGTVRIFHGYRVQYNSARGPTKGGLRWHPQETIDTVRALAAWMTWKTAVVDIPLGGGKGGVTCNPKEMSDREKQRLARAYIRAVAGMLSVTKDVPAPDVYTTPQIMAWMMDEYETLVGEHHPGVITGKPIPVGGSEGRGDATARGGIYVTREAAKVLEIDLKDKAMAVQGFGNAGQYAALLGHEMLGLRLVAASDSKGGIYNDKGLNPREVVEYKLNNGTLQGFPGADAISNEELLELEVTVLFPAALENVITPDNADRIRCRLSCELANGPTTPEADEILHQNNVFVLPDFLANAGGVTVSYFEQVQNTYNFYWPLEEVQRRLDEKMTKAFHGVYEMYRREKVNMREAAYLVSVARVAEACRLRGWV, from the coding sequence ATGGTAGAGTTCAACCCTTTTAAGATCGCTCAGCAGCAGCTCGACGGAGCGGCTGAAAGGTTGGGCCTCGATCCGGCCACCCACGAGCTCCTGCGGTGGCCCCAGCGGGAACTCCACGTCACCCTTCCCGTGGAGATGGATGACGGGACGGTTCGGATTTTCCATGGCTATCGTGTCCAATACAACAGCGCAAGAGGACCCACCAAGGGGGGGCTTCGCTGGCATCCCCAGGAGACCATCGATACGGTCCGGGCCCTTGCCGCCTGGATGACCTGGAAGACGGCGGTGGTCGATATCCCCCTCGGCGGGGGAAAGGGCGGGGTCACCTGTAACCCAAAAGAGATGTCCGACCGGGAAAAGCAGCGCCTGGCAAGAGCCTATATCAGGGCCGTGGCGGGTATGCTCTCGGTGACAAAGGACGTGCCCGCCCCGGATGTCTATACCACCCCTCAGATCATGGCATGGATGATGGACGAGTATGAGACGCTGGTCGGCGAGCATCATCCAGGTGTCATCACAGGCAAACCCATTCCGGTCGGAGGATCCGAGGGCCGGGGAGATGCCACGGCCCGGGGCGGGATCTACGTGACCAGGGAAGCGGCAAAGGTCCTCGAGATCGATCTGAAGGACAAGGCCATGGCTGTTCAGGGCTTCGGCAATGCGGGGCAGTATGCCGCCCTTCTCGGCCATGAGATGCTCGGCTTGAGGCTCGTTGCCGCCTCGGATTCCAAGGGGGGGATTTACAACGACAAGGGGCTGAACCCAAGGGAGGTGGTGGAGTACAAGTTGAACAACGGCACCCTCCAGGGATTCCCCGGAGCAGACGCGATCAGCAACGAAGAGCTTCTTGAACTGGAGGTGACCGTCTTGTTCCCCGCGGCCCTGGAGAACGTGATTACCCCGGATAATGCGGACAGGATAAGATGCAGGCTCTCATGCGAACTGGCCAACGGGCCCACCACGCCGGAGGCCGATGAGATTCTCCATCAGAACAACGTCTTTGTTCTCCCTGATTTCCTCGCCAATGCCGGAGGGGTGACGGTCTCCTATTTCGAACAGGTCCAAAACACATACAACTTCTACTGGCCCCTGGAAGAAGTCCAAAGACGGTTGGATGAGAAGATGACAAAGGCCTTCCACGGGGTTTATGAGATGTACAGGCGCGAGAAGGTCAACATGCGGGAGGCCGCATATCTGGTATCTGTGGCCAGGGTGGCAGAGGCCTGCAGACTCCGGGGCTGGGTCTAG